One part of the Parasphingorhabdus sp. SCSIO 66989 genome encodes these proteins:
- a CDS encoding VOC family protein, with protein sequence MANNVHGEFTWYELVTSDLAAAEDFYGKVVGWNFADSGMPDTEYHFFTAGDAGIGGMMALTDEMKSGGASPFWMGYVEVDDVDASAEAIAKAGGMVHMAPWDLPNVGRMSLIAGPDGAMIYIMKGEQPSDSPAFSKYEKKDGHCAWNELMCDDPEAASAFYGEQFDWKHEKASDMGEMGTYHEIKHGDYMIAGMMQKPAEAPMPMWNYYFRVADIDKAVETITAEGGQVMMGPMEIPGGDFSVNAVDPQGAPFALVGART encoded by the coding sequence ATGGCGAACAATGTGCATGGCGAATTTACATGGTATGAGCTGGTGACCAGCGATCTGGCGGCGGCTGAGGATTTTTATGGCAAGGTGGTTGGCTGGAATTTCGCTGACTCCGGTATGCCCGATACCGAATATCATTTCTTTACCGCTGGCGATGCCGGGATTGGCGGCATGATGGCATTGACTGACGAAATGAAAAGCGGCGGCGCGTCGCCTTTCTGGATGGGCTATGTTGAGGTTGATGATGTCGATGCTAGCGCCGAGGCGATCGCCAAGGCGGGCGGCATGGTCCACATGGCGCCATGGGATTTGCCCAATGTCGGCCGCATGAGCCTGATCGCGGGGCCCGATGGGGCTATGATCTATATCATGAAAGGCGAACAGCCGAGCGACAGTCCGGCCTTTTCAAAGTACGAAAAGAAAGACGGCCATTGCGCCTGGAATGAGCTGATGTGCGATGATCCGGAAGCGGCTTCCGCCTTTTATGGCGAACAGTTCGACTGGAAACACGAAAAAGCCAGCGATATGGGCGAGATGGGTACTTATCATGAGATCAAACACGGCGATTATATGATCGCCGGCATGATGCAAAAGCCTGCCGAAGCGCCGATGCCAATGTGGAACTATTATTTCCGCGTTGCCGATATCGACAAGGCGGTAGAGACGATCACAGCTGAGGGTGGTCAGGTGATGATGGGCCCGATGGAAATTCCCGGCGGTGACTTCTCAGTCAATGCTGTTGACCCGCAGGGTGCTCCCTTTGCGCTGGTGGGTGCGCGAACCTAA
- a CDS encoding J domain-containing protein yields the protein MPRRTDRFHGRYEGSGRRCDWPGCNKPGEFRAPPEDVRAGASRYDGPGEWRWFCLDHIRAFNQGYNYFAGMSMDEIYEAQRPASGWDSETRAFASAPVDAPRWADFHDPLDAIGAKFKENLQSRSQAAREAAGLDDIHPFNRSEQKALETLGLTTDADRQTIRRRYSALVRKYHPDRNGGNRAYEKQLQAVVEAYQRLRKSAVFV from the coding sequence ATGCCCAGGCGCACTGACCGCTTCCATGGCCGCTATGAAGGTAGCGGACGGCGCTGCGACTGGCCCGGCTGCAACAAGCCGGGCGAGTTCCGTGCGCCGCCTGAGGACGTGCGCGCCGGGGCTTCACGCTATGATGGCCCGGGCGAATGGCGCTGGTTCTGCCTCGACCATATCCGCGCCTTCAATCAGGGGTATAATTATTTTGCGGGCATGAGCATGGACGAGATTTACGAAGCGCAGCGTCCGGCCAGCGGCTGGGACAGCGAAACCCGCGCCTTTGCAAGCGCCCCGGTGGATGCACCGCGCTGGGCCGATTTCCACGATCCGCTCGATGCCATCGGCGCGAAGTTCAAGGAAAATCTGCAATCACGCTCACAGGCTGCCAGAGAGGCCGCAGGGCTGGACGACATACACCCGTTCAACCGCAGCGAGCAAAAAGCACTGGAAACGCTGGGCCTGACCACCGATGCCGACCGCCAGACGATCCGGCGGCGCTATTCGGCACTGGTGCGCAAATATCACCCCGACCGCAATGGCGGGAACCGGGCGTATGAGAAGCAGTTGCAGGCCGTGGTCGAGGCCTATCAGCGGCTGAGAAAGTCGGCGGTTTTTGTCTGA
- a CDS encoding BolA family protein yields the protein MEKISVQQEITQLLTEAFAPQKLEVINDSASHRGHMGDDGSGESHFTVVIESAAFEGVSRLQRQRMVNKALGDLPGERVHALAIKASAPGGA from the coding sequence ATGGAAAAAATCAGCGTTCAGCAGGAAATCACCCAGCTTCTGACCGAGGCCTTTGCGCCGCAAAAGCTGGAAGTTATCAACGACAGCGCCAGCCATCGCGGCCATATGGGCGATGATGGCAGCGGGGAATCGCATTTCACCGTCGTGATCGAGAGCGCGGCTTTTGAAGGCGTATCCCGCCTGCAGCGGCAGCGTATGGTCAACAAGGCGCTGGGCGATCTGCCCGGTGAGCGTGTCCATGCGCTGGCTATCAAAGCCAGCGCACCGGGCGGGGCTTGA
- a CDS encoding cupin domain-containing protein, producing the protein MAIEKLSLDEAFATIDGYWQPKIAADVNDAQVKLAKFKGAFDWHHHEAEDELFLVIAGQMRMGLRDSEGERFTDLDAGEMIMVPHGVEHRPEALSEECHVLMVEPNSTLNTGNVTNDRTVTDLERL; encoded by the coding sequence TTGGCGATTGAAAAGCTCAGCCTGGATGAGGCGTTCGCCACGATAGACGGCTATTGGCAGCCGAAAATCGCCGCCGATGTCAATGATGCACAGGTTAAGCTCGCCAAGTTCAAGGGCGCGTTTGACTGGCATCATCATGAAGCTGAGGATGAGCTGTTTCTGGTTATCGCGGGTCAGATGCGCATGGGTCTGCGCGATAGTGAGGGCGAGCGCTTTACCGATCTGGACGCGGGCGAAATGATCATGGTGCCGCATGGTGTGGAGCATCGACCCGAGGCGCTCAGCGAGGAATGCCATGTGCTGATGGTCGAGCCGAACAGCACGCTTAATACCGGCAATGTCACCAATGACCGCACGGTGACCGATCTGGAGCGGCTATGA
- a CDS encoding pirin family protein, whose translation MSVISETILPVTHDLGAFAVRRILPSRKRAMVGPFIFVDAFGPAELEVGADMGVRPHPHIGLATVTYLFAGAVDHRDSLGTFQTIYPGEVNLMTAGKGIVHSERSPESEIGKISPMFGMQTWLALPDGKEEIDPAFENVGADALPLIEDAGTSARVIMGDLWGQSAPTTCHSPTIYADIMLGAGGTIPIDSDADERALVLVEGDVAIAGMPMEMFTLYILAPGEKPKLESISGGRAMLLGGAPIGSSRHIWWNFVSSSNERIKQAQADWNAGRFPKVPGDEEEFIPIPDVPLTRGQS comes from the coding sequence ATGAGCGTAATCAGCGAGACCATATTGCCCGTCACCCATGATCTCGGTGCCTTTGCAGTGCGGCGGATATTGCCGTCGCGCAAACGGGCGATGGTCGGCCCCTTTATCTTTGTCGATGCATTTGGTCCCGCCGAGCTTGAGGTCGGCGCTGATATGGGTGTGCGGCCGCATCCCCATATCGGGCTTGCGACTGTCACCTATCTGTTTGCCGGTGCCGTCGACCATCGCGACAGTCTGGGCACGTTTCAGACGATTTATCCGGGTGAGGTCAATCTGATGACGGCGGGCAAGGGCATTGTTCATTCTGAGCGTTCACCGGAAAGTGAAATCGGCAAGATATCCCCCATGTTCGGCATGCAGACCTGGCTGGCGCTGCCCGATGGCAAGGAAGAGATTGACCCGGCATTTGAGAATGTCGGTGCTGATGCCTTGCCGCTGATTGAGGATGCTGGCACGAGCGCAAGGGTTATTATGGGCGACCTCTGGGGCCAGTCCGCACCCACCACCTGCCACAGCCCGACCATCTATGCCGATATTATGCTGGGAGCAGGCGGCACGATCCCGATTGACAGCGATGCCGATGAACGCGCGCTGGTGCTGGTCGAGGGCGATGTCGCGATTGCCGGCATGCCGATGGAGATGTTCACCCTCTACATTCTGGCGCCGGGTGAAAAACCCAAGCTGGAAAGCATCAGCGGCGGCCGCGCCATGCTGCTCGGCGGCGCGCCCATTGGCAGCAGCCGCCATATCTGGTGGAATTTTGTCTCCTCATCAAATGAACGCATCAAACAGGCGCAGGCGGATTGGAATGCCGGGCGCTTTCCCAAGGTTCCGGGGGATGAGGAGGAGTTTATTCCCATCCCGGATGTGCCATTGACTCGTGGGCAAAGTTAG
- a CDS encoding serine hydrolase domain-containing protein: MSACAPAAIAQDSQTQPDAATTQSDAARIARFETQLKNLRERDDPDAKRWTIEQRMENYGVPGMGVAIINNGKIILAKGYGTQSANSDEPVDANTVFSAGSVSKVINAALILRLVQEGKLDLDTDINDYLTSWKVPENEHSSGHKVTLRMLLSHTSGFSQHGFEDFLPEEALPTALQTLNGEAPAKHEPVRILFTPGSKMKYSGGGITVSQVLVEDVTGMSYAEAARAYVFEPLGMTRSTFASPLPESHGNIAKAHDKQGRPKALPRGYESFPEIAASGLWTSASDMARFVLALMQDEAFLTAELRADMLTRVPLSWHGLGPRINGEGDMLAFHHGGANDHYQSWIEGQPAHGNGFITLSNGEAGRPLGYELRFSADAAFGWPVPFPDGYREPDLGTSEEE; this comes from the coding sequence ATGAGCGCATGTGCGCCTGCAGCAATTGCACAGGATTCACAGACGCAGCCTGATGCAGCGACAACCCAAAGCGACGCGGCGCGGATTGCGCGTTTTGAAACACAGCTCAAAAATTTGCGCGAGCGCGACGATCCTGATGCCAAGCGCTGGACCATAGAGCAGCGCATGGAGAATTATGGTGTCCCCGGCATGGGCGTGGCGATCATCAACAATGGCAAGATTATCCTTGCCAAGGGCTATGGCACGCAATCCGCCAACTCTGACGAGCCGGTCGATGCAAATACCGTGTTTTCTGCAGGTTCTGTCAGCAAGGTCATCAATGCGGCGCTTATCTTGCGGCTGGTGCAGGAGGGGAAGCTCGATCTCGACACCGATATCAACGACTATCTGACATCATGGAAAGTGCCGGAAAACGAACATAGCAGCGGCCACAAGGTTACATTGCGCATGCTGCTGTCGCACACTTCGGGGTTCAGTCAGCATGGCTTTGAGGATTTTCTGCCCGAAGAAGCGCTGCCCACAGCCTTGCAGACGCTGAATGGCGAAGCCCCTGCCAAGCATGAGCCGGTGCGCATCCTGTTCACACCAGGCAGCAAGATGAAATATTCCGGCGGCGGGATCACCGTCAGCCAAGTACTGGTAGAAGATGTGACGGGAATGTCCTATGCCGAAGCGGCGCGGGCATATGTGTTTGAACCACTGGGCATGACGCGCAGCACTTTTGCAAGCCCGTTGCCAGAAAGCCATGGCAATATCGCCAAAGCGCATGACAAGCAGGGCAGGCCCAAGGCCCTGCCCCGTGGCTATGAATCCTTCCCGGAAATAGCCGCATCCGGGCTATGGACCAGTGCCAGCGATATGGCGCGCTTTGTCCTCGCGCTGATGCAGGATGAGGCTTTCCTCACCGCTGAACTCCGCGCCGATATGCTGACACGCGTACCACTGAGCTGGCATGGCCTCGGCCCGCGGATCAATGGCGAGGGTGATATGCTGGCATTTCATCATGGCGGCGCTAATGACCATTATCAAAGCTGGATCGAAGGACAGCCCGCCCATGGCAATGGCTTTATAACGCTCAGCAATGGCGAGGCCGGACGCCCGCTGGGCTATGAACTGCGCTTCTCAGCCGATGCGGCCTTTGGCTGGCCGGTGCCCTTTCCCGATGGTTATAGGGAACCGGATTTGGGGACATCTGAAGAAGAGTAA
- a CDS encoding alpha/beta fold hydrolase, giving the protein MADHIPPFDLTRIALSTGVELDVALAGAEDAPPLILLHGFPESHRSWRHQIVHFAKTHRVIAPDQRGYAGSSKPEGVSEYTVQKLVGDVVALADALGVDTFALAGHDWGGAGAWATALTHPDRVEKLIIANAPHPYTYQKAIYTDPDQRAATQYITAFRGPEFEAYVERKGWDAYYKENFADHVQTPIPEEERQIYLQQWQTPGAFTAMINWYRASAITIPPVDYDGPPPPAVQAFLDKPFPVLKMPVLLIWAMDDHALRPSLLDGIHSLIAKLMLVKLPGGHFVTWENHEAVTDAMDEFLNGDVTPVT; this is encoded by the coding sequence ATGGCCGATCATATTCCCCCCTTTGACCTTACCCGCATAGCCCTATCAACCGGCGTAGAACTGGACGTCGCTTTGGCTGGCGCAGAGGATGCGCCGCCACTGATTCTGCTCCACGGTTTTCCCGAATCGCACCGCTCCTGGCGGCATCAGATCGTGCATTTTGCCAAGACGCATCGGGTGATTGCGCCCGATCAACGCGGCTATGCCGGATCGTCCAAGCCCGAGGGCGTGAGCGAATATACGGTGCAGAAGCTGGTCGGCGATGTGGTGGCGCTGGCCGATGCGCTGGGCGTCGACACATTCGCTCTGGCGGGGCATGATTGGGGCGGGGCCGGGGCATGGGCGACGGCGCTGACGCATCCGGACCGGGTAGAGAAGCTGATTATCGCCAATGCGCCGCATCCCTATACTTATCAAAAGGCCATCTATACCGACCCGGATCAGCGTGCGGCGACGCAATATATCACCGCTTTTCGTGGGCCAGAGTTTGAGGCCTATGTCGAGCGCAAGGGCTGGGATGCCTATTATAAAGAGAATTTCGCCGACCATGTGCAGACGCCGATCCCTGAAGAGGAGCGGCAAATCTATCTGCAGCAATGGCAGACGCCCGGTGCCTTTACCGCTATGATCAACTGGTATCGCGCGAGCGCTATCACCATCCCGCCGGTCGATTATGACGGCCCGCCGCCGCCTGCGGTGCAGGCGTTTCTCGACAAGCCTTTTCCGGTGCTGAAAATGCCGGTGCTGCTGATCTGGGCGATGGATGACCATGCGTTGCGGCCGTCATTGCTCGATGGCATCCATTCGCTCATCGCCAAGCTGATGCTGGTGAAGCTGCCCGGCGGTCATTTCGTCACCTGGGAGAATCATGAGGCGGTGACGGATGCTATGGACGAGTTTCTGAATGGCGATGTCACGCCGGTGACATAG
- a CDS encoding amphi-Trp domain-containing protein: protein MSDDRDVEKSYLKKEHIAKLERLVESLKAGKAYTIQVDGERLYVPARAELSIEHERNGDQEELEFQLRWTRS, encoded by the coding sequence ATGTCTGATGATCGCGACGTTGAAAAAAGCTATCTGAAAAAAGAGCATATCGCCAAGCTGGAGCGGCTGGTGGAGAGCCTGAAAGCGGGCAAGGCCTATACCATTCAGGTTGATGGCGAGCGGCTTTATGTCCCCGCGCGCGCCGAGCTTTCGATTGAGCATGAGCGCAATGGCGATCAGGAAGAGCTGGAGTTTCAGCTGCGCTGGACGCGCTCCTGA
- a CDS encoding DUF2332 domain-containing protein yields the protein MAKAFATQNAFLVAMDAPITARICAAISNLLHEEEQAADSAFGRRVLGWAGNALEDALPLRCAGGFHALHLTDMEPDLTPLYAGEATALADAEKLIGNALERHEAFLLPWLDTPPQTNEAGRSSNFAAALLWLAKQGLPPRFTLNELGSSAGINLMMDRFHFDLAGVTVGPDNATIRIQPDWRGPPPPVCDIEIVSTQGADINPIDLTDQAAAARLTAYIWPENRDRFQRMEAAIAEAHKQPPKLIHADAADFVDAMLAEEQSAGTVRVLMHSIVWQYLPETTQQRITEAMEAAGAQATAEQPLAWIKVETNRETIRHEVKARYWPGGADWTMLGTSHAHGKWVEWDA from the coding sequence GTGGCCAAAGCCTTTGCCACCCAAAATGCTTTCTTGGTTGCAATGGACGCGCCGATTACCGCACGTATCTGTGCGGCGATATCCAATCTACTGCATGAGGAGGAGCAGGCAGCCGATAGCGCCTTTGGCCGCAGGGTGCTCGGCTGGGCAGGCAATGCACTGGAGGATGCACTGCCGTTGCGTTGTGCCGGGGGCTTTCATGCGCTGCATCTCACCGACATGGAACCCGATCTCACGCCGCTCTATGCTGGCGAGGCCACAGCGCTGGCCGATGCGGAAAAGCTGATCGGGAACGCACTCGAACGGCATGAGGCGTTTCTGCTGCCCTGGCTCGATACCCCGCCCCAGACCAATGAGGCAGGCCGGTCGAGCAATTTCGCCGCCGCTTTGCTGTGGCTGGCGAAACAAGGCCTACCGCCACGCTTTACACTGAATGAGCTCGGCTCCAGCGCCGGGATCAACCTGATGATGGACCGGTTTCATTTTGATCTGGCCGGGGTTACGGTTGGGCCGGACAATGCCACAATCAGAATACAACCCGACTGGCGAGGCCCGCCGCCGCCTGTATGCGATATAGAGATTGTCTCAACACAGGGCGCGGATATAAATCCGATTGACCTGACTGATCAGGCTGCTGCGGCGCGACTGACAGCCTATATATGGCCGGAAAATCGCGACCGGTTTCAGCGAATGGAAGCGGCGATAGCCGAGGCGCATAAACAGCCGCCCAAGCTGATCCACGCAGATGCCGCCGATTTTGTCGATGCCATGCTCGCCGAAGAACAGTCAGCAGGAACCGTCCGCGTGCTCATGCACTCTATCGTCTGGCAATATCTGCCCGAAACCACGCAACAGCGCATTACTGAAGCTATGGAAGCCGCTGGTGCTCAGGCCACAGCGGAGCAACCGCTTGCCTGGATCAAGGTGGAAACCAATCGCGAAACGATACGCCATGAAGTCAAGGCTCGCTACTGGCCCGGCGGTGCTGATTGGACAATGCTCGGTACATCGCATGCGCATGGCAAATGGGTGGAATGGGACGCGTGA
- the hisG gene encoding ATP phosphoribosyltransferase, whose protein sequence is MTQPLIFAIPKGRILDDALPLLAQAGIEPTANFFDKADRSLRFGSNRNDMDLIRVRAFDVATFVAHGAAHIGIVGSDVIDEFDYADLYAPVDLNFGHCRLSVAEPKERAQADTLSHMSHVRVATKYPNLTRRYFASLGVQAECVKLNGAMELAPSLGLAHHIVDLVESGRTLKQNGLEETAEIMPVSARLIVNRTALKTRHAALAPLIERFRDLAEAGKAAA, encoded by the coding sequence ATGACACAGCCGCTTATCTTTGCCATCCCCAAAGGCCGCATCCTTGATGATGCGCTGCCCTTGCTGGCACAAGCCGGGATCGAGCCGACAGCGAATTTCTTCGACAAGGCGGATCGCTCGTTGCGCTTTGGCTCCAATCGCAATGATATGGACCTGATCCGCGTGCGCGCCTTTGATGTCGCCACTTTTGTTGCCCATGGCGCGGCACATATCGGCATTGTTGGCTCGGATGTGATCGACGAATTTGACTATGCCGATCTTTATGCACCGGTGGACCTCAATTTCGGCCATTGCCGCTTGTCGGTGGCGGAACCCAAGGAGCGCGCTCAGGCGGATACGCTCAGCCATATGAGCCATGTCCGGGTGGCGACGAAGTACCCCAATCTCACACGTCGCTATTTTGCCTCGTTGGGTGTGCAGGCCGAGTGTGTCAAACTCAATGGCGCGATGGAACTGGCGCCGTCGCTGGGGCTGGCGCATCATATTGTCGATCTGGTGGAATCGGGCCGCACGCTGAAGCAGAACGGTCTGGAAGAAACCGCCGAGATTATGCCGGTATCGGCGCGGCTGATCGTAAACCGCACGGCTTTGAAAACCCGCCATGCCGCGCTTGCGCCCCTGATTGAGCGTTTCCGTGACCTTGCCGAGGCCGGGAAGGCAGCGGCATGA